The sequence below is a genomic window from Campylobacter ornithocola.
ACAGGTAAAAAACCACTTGGTTCGGTAGAAATTTTAAAAACCTTGGCTATTGCAAGGATAGTGCTTGATAATATTAAAAATATCAAAGCTTATTGGGCAACCATGGGTATAAATTTAGCTATGGTAGCTCAAGATTTTGGTGCAAATGATTTAGATGGTACTATAGAAAAAGAAAGTATACAAAGTGCAGGTGGGGCAAAAAGTTCAAATGGCTTGAGTTTAAAAACTTTTGTAGAAATGATTCAAAGCTCAGGCTATATAGCGATAGAACGTGATAGTTTGTATAATGAATTAAAAACTTATTAAGGATAAAAATGGATTTTTTTAAACTTAAAGAACATAATACTGATGTAAAAACTGAAATTTATGCAGGTGTTGCTACTTTTTTAGCAATGATTTATATTATACCAGTTAATGCAAATATTATGAGCAATTCAGGTATGCCACTGGAAGCTTTAATTGTTGCAACAGCTTTGGTAACCATTATTGCCACTACTTTTAGTGCTTTTTTCTCTAATACTCCTGTGGCTATGAGTGTGGGTATGGGGCTAAATGCGTATTTTACCTTTAGTGTGTGTAATACCTATCAAATTCCTTGGCAAAGCGCTTTGGGAGCAGTATTCTTATCGGGTATTGTTTTTACTTTATTATCTTTTACTAATTTTAGAATTTGGGTTATCAAAAGCATACCAAATGATTTAAGAAAAGCTATATCTGCAGGTATTGGAACCTTTATAGCGTTTATGGGGTTTGTGCAAATGGGGATTATCACCAAAAGTGAGGCGACTTTGGTGGGTTTGGGTGATTTTTCAAGTACAAAGGTGCTTTTTGGCTTGTTTGGCTTGTTTTTAGTTTTTGTTTTTTGGGCTTGGAGAATTAAAGCAGCTTTTATTTTAGCTGTTTTTGTGAGTGCTTTGTGTGCTTGGATTTTTGGTGTTGATGGAGCTAGGTTTCCAGAGCAATTTTTATCTTTACCAGTTATCAGTGGAGAAAATGGTTTAAATGTCATATTTGGTAAGCTTGATATTAAAGGTGCATTAGAACTTAGTATGATTCCTATAGTACTTACTTTTTTTGTTACTCAGCTTTTTGATAGTGTAGGTACAATCACTGGAGTAGGATCAAGAGGAAAAATTTTTGATGATCCAAAGCAAGGTGAGAAA
It includes:
- a CDS encoding NCS2 family permease — its product is MDFFKLKEHNTDVKTEIYAGVATFLAMIYIIPVNANIMSNSGMPLEALIVATALVTIIATTFSAFFSNTPVAMSVGMGLNAYFTFSVCNTYQIPWQSALGAVFLSGIVFTLLSFTNFRIWVIKSIPNDLRKAISAGIGTFIAFMGFVQMGIITKSEATLVGLGDFSSTKVLFGLFGLFLVFVFWAWRIKAAFILAVFVSALCAWIFGVDGARFPEQFLSLPVISGENGLNVIFGKLDIKGALELSMIPIVLTFFVTQLFDSVGTITGVGSRGKIFDDPKQGEKKLGKTLGADAASSAMGAVIGTSTVTAFVESSAGVEAGGRTGLTALVTAVCFVFTLFLLPVFKAIPANSIYPILVLVGVLMFMEVANINFKDKAIAVSAFFIIIMMPLTYSITTGFAFGFIAYLFMRIMQKEFDKINLGIIVLSAISSLVFLLQFL